The nucleotide sequence CGCGGCGGAAACCGGATTCGATCTTGAAACCAATATCCGGGTCGAACAGACATACCATGTCTTAATCCAGGTACTCAAGAGTCAATACGATTTCTCCCCTATCACTCGTATCTTCTCTTCTCACTTAAAACCGTTAACCGATACACTGATTAACTGAACACATGGCTCAGCCTACCTATACAACACATGCCGGAATGGTGGATATTTTGCCGGACGATGTCCGCAAATGGCAATTTCTTGAGGAACTGATCCGTGAAGAGGCACACAGATTTAATTTTGAGGAGATTCGTACCCCCATCATGGAGCAGACTGAGTTGATTGTAAGGGGCCTGGGCCAGCTTACCGATATCGTCTCAAAAGAGATTTTTGCATTCAGTCGCGGGGATGATAACTACGTACTTCGGCCGGAGCTGACGGCGCCGGTTGTGCGTGCATACATCGAGCATCATCTGGATCAGCGTGGCGGATCGCAGAAGCTTTACTACATCGGACCCATGTTTCGCGCAGAGAGGCCGCAGAAAGGACGTCAGCGCCAGTTTCACCAGTTCGGCGTAGAGATTATCGGCAGCAGCGATGCCGTTGCCGACGCAGAGGTCATCGCATTCATGATTCATATCTACAACAGGATCGGGATCAAAAATACAAGACTAAAACTGAATTCAATCGGTGATCCTGAAAGCCGTGAAGCCTATAAAAATGCGCTGAAAAGCCACCTGAAGCCTCATTTTGACAAACTGAGCGATGTTTCAAAAAAACGATTTGAAAAAAATCCGCTGCGAATACTCGATTCGAAAGAGGAAGAAGATCGTCCGTTCATTGAAAGCGCACCCCTCATTACCGACTATCTGAGTCAGGAGTCGAAAGCGCATTACGACCGGGTGAAGCAGTATCTTGGTGATTTGGACATCTCTTTTGAGGAAGATCCATACCTGGTTCGGGGAATGGACTATTATACACAAACTGCATTTGAGCTGATCAGTCCCGATCTGGGTGCTCAGGATGCCCTGGCTGGTGGCGGACGCTATGATCTGCTCGTGGAGGAGATCGGCGGACAGCCTACGCCGGCCGTAGGTTTTGCTGCCGGTATGGAGCGGCTTATGATCGCCTGTGAAGAGCTTGACATCCCCCTGGGTACGGAAAAGCATGTGGATCTCTATGTGGTAACACTGGGTGATCAGGCGCGCAGGTGGGGACTTTCCAGCCTGCGACAATTTAGGAACCGCGGAATATCCGCAACCATGGATTACATGGGGCGGTCGATGAAGGCCCAGATGAAGGACGCCAATCGGGAGAATGCACACTATGCCCTCATTGTGGGTGATAATGAGCTCAGGGAGAACCGGTTTACTTTACGAAACATGAAGGAGAGTGACGAGCAGCAGCTATCGCTGGATGAGATTATCGTGATTCTGAAAAATTCATTGACAGGGCAGAAAGAATCCTGATTTATTGCTGATAGCACTCATGGGGTACCATCTACTTGTACAATCCAAATAGAAGGTTTCTGCCGGTCAGCTCATATTTACATTAAGAGGTACATCAGGTTAACGGGCAACTACTCCGACCCTTTATCTTTTCTCATGAACGGGCGGGAGGCCATTCGTATCGGAGCAGAGCCGAGGTGAGCCACCAGTTTTTTGGTTCCGTCATAAATAATACCTGCAAGCATTTTCGCTGCTTCCGTTGTTGCAGAATTTCGTATGGTCTGTCGCTCTTTGCGAACCAGTGAGTTACAATACTTTTGAGCCACCTTCCCAACACGAAGAGTCAGAAACGCATTTGAGCTGCCCGTGATGGTTGAATTCACAATTAACGACGTTCCGGGAACCATGGAAATAACGGATCCAACACCCTGAGACATGGATGATTCCAGAATTTCAAAATATTCCGCTTCATCCAGGCTGCTTGCAATAAATGCGGTTACCATAACATTGGTGTACAGAAAACTCAGCTCCTTCAGATTGGGCCGCTGCGAATAGACCCGTGCAAGTTCCCAGATCAGACGAAACTGAAGACCCAGTATGAACAGGGCATCCAGTGCACCATTCTGTGAAATAGCTGTTGTTATGAATGCACGGTAGGCCGTCTTTTTAATGATAAGATCACTCTCTGCATCCAGTTCTTTGAGCGCCAGGTGTATCTCCTCTTCAGATACAACCTTCTCCAGGCTAACCTTTGGATTCGATGACAGGCGCACCGACAGTTTATCCATGTATCGATCGTAGTCCGGCCCTTCCTCCGAATCAGGAGGTATCAATCGTGATGGAAGCCTGATGTAAAGATAGAGAGGTGCAAGAAGGGCTGTCAGAATCACCAGCACAAATAGAATGAGCGAAATCTGTCCCAACAGCGGATGAATGGTTGCCAGAACTCCGGAAAACTGTACAGCCTGATTGATGATCACAATAATGAGCAAAATCGTTATGGCAAGAGCGGCAATCGCCGCCACTGTTTTCATCTGTTTTTTCATCGTTTCCTCCCCGATATAGGATGTTAACCTGTTTTTGTGAGCCTGTTAACTCAATATAACACGATTCGGCGGGTTCATGCATCGATATTAAGAATCTGTTGCAACGGGGACCCTTTACAACTTCTGCATTTTTTAATGTTCATGACAGAACCCGGGCTTATATTCCGCATCGAATTGAAGCGTATCCCAAATGGATAACCTTCTTACATGTACCAGCATAATCTACCATGATCCGAATCCGGCAAGCAACACGTGAGGATGCATACGCAATCACGGCCATACTGAACCAGGCCGTTAAATCCGGCAGAGAAACTGCATTTACTGATCCTGTACCTGTTACAGACCGGGAAGAGTGGCTCGCGCACCATGATCAGACCGGATATCCTGTATTTGTGGCAGCAGAAACCAAAACAGACCAGGTGATGGGTTACCTGTCGCTGAGCCCCTGGAGAGCCGGACGCGATGCATTAAGACATACGGCAGAGATCAGCTACTATGTGCATGAGGGTTTCCGGCGCCGGGGAGTTGCCGCTGCTCTGATGACGCATGCGATTGAAGAGTGTGCTCCACTGGAAATTGACCGTCTATTAGCCATTTTACTGGATATCAATGAACCCAGTATTTCACTTCTCGAGAAATTCGGCTTTGAGCGATGGGGACATTTTCCGGGTGTTGCAAGACTTAAAGATCTTCGTGCCGGTCAATACATTTACGGTCTCTCACTGCACTGATACGGATTCAATCCAATCGTTCACATTCTCATCAAGTACCTGTAAAGGCACGCTTCCGCTCAGCAGAATCACATCATGGAACTCCCGCAGGTCAAAATCCACACCCAGCTCACGTTCCGCATTTTCACGAAGTTCGCGGATTTTGATCTCTCCCATTTTATACGCCAGCGCCTGTCCCGGCCAAAAAATATATCTGTTCACTTCGCTGCGAATATTGTGAAGCGATAATGCGGAGTTTTCGGCCATATACTGTACGGCTTCTTCCCGGCTCCACCCCATCGAATGGATTCCGGTGTCTACCACCAGGCGAAGCGCTCGCCACATCTCGTAGCTGAGCCTGCCAAAGTTCTGGTAGGGATCATCATACATTCCCGTATCCAGCCCTAGCCGCTCCGAGTAAAGTGCCCAACCCTCGGTATAGGCCGTAAAACCTGAAACAGATCTGAACTTCGGCAGTCCCTCCAGCTCCTGATGAAGCGCAATTTGCAGATGATGTCCCGGAACGGCCTCATGCAATGAAAGGGCCGTTACTTCATAGAGCGGACGGCTTCTTAGATCGTAAGTATTCACCGCATAGTACCCGGCCCGGGTGCCGTCTGCGCTTCCGCGGCTGTAGTATGCCGTTGCCGTTCGGGGCGCCAGGTAATCGGGAACCGGCCGTATTCCATAAGGAAGCCTTGGCAGGGTCTTAAAAAGTTCGGGAAGCTTACCATCCATGGTCTTCAGAACCATTGCAGTTTTTTGAAGTAGCTCTTCCGGTGTTTCGGCATAAAACTGCGGATCGGTTCTTAAAAACTCTATAAAGCCCTCAAAATCCTCACCAAATCCGGTTTCACGTACTATTTCCATCATCTCGCTGCGAATTCTGGAAACCTCATCCAGGCCTGTACGGTGCACCTCCACGGGCGTAATCTCCATTGTTGTATGCATCTGAACCAGCCAGGCATAGTACTCCTCACCTCCGGGGACTTCCGTAATTCCGGGTGATTCCGAGGCACCGGGTATATACTCATCCTCCAGAAAACGCAGGAGGCGCTCAAACTCAGGATTTACAACCTCTCCGATCACGTCCGCCGCATCAGCCGACAACCTCTGCCGCTCTTCTTCTGTAAAACTCTCAGGAAACGACTCAAACGGTTCGTAAAGCCGGCTCTCTTCAGGTACTTCCGGAATCAATGCTTCAATCGAAGCCATATAGTCTTCAAAGACCTCCTCCGGCCTAACAAAACCAAGTACCAATCCCGCCCGCATTCTTTCGATATAGCCTTCATTATACATCCTGAAGGCTCTCAACCGGCTCAGGTAGTTGTTATAATCCTCCACGGTATTGAGAGGCACCCTGCCGGCAAGGTCTGCAAAGGAAGCGTGATAGTCCCACCATCCGTTCAGCGGCAGCAGATGGTCGTTGAGTTCATAGGCCCGAACTTCATTTTCAAGCTGGATTTTAAAAATGTCATAGTTCAGTTTCGATGCTTCGCTCAGATTCTCTCTCTGTATATGGTCAAGCCGCACCAGAAACTCTTTGGCCTGCTCGTATCGCCGCTCCATTGATTCTATACTCGTTTCGGGCAGTTTGTCATTAAAACGGTGGTCGCCCTGGTTCGTGGCGAACAGGGGTTGATCGGTGAGTGAATATTCCCAGTGATCATCAAAAAGATTTTGAAGGCGCTCCTCACCGGATATGCACGATACCAGGATAAGAGACATAACAGGAAGCAGAAATCTGACCATTCTGAACAGGGATTTTGATTAATGGAAACGGCTTAGGTTACAATTGGCTGTATTACCATGCAAGCTGTTTAAAAAAATACCACTCAGCCTTCCTGCCTGATTCTCTCATAGCTTTCTTCAAGATCCAGTATGGGTTCAGGGTAGTCTTTGGCAATGTTTACGCCAAAAAGTTTTTGCTGATCCGGACTCATCGTATGCAGCTTGTGTATGAATTCAGAAGGCACCTCACTAAGCTCCGGCAGCCAGGTACGGACATACTCCCCCTTCTTGTCGTACTTATCAGCCTGATTCAGAATGTTGAAGTACCGGTTTCTCGGATCGTGCCCTACCGTTGCATTGTAGGCCCAGTTCCCCCAGTTGCTGCATACATCATAATCGATCAGCATCGACTCGAACCAGGCGGCTCCCCAGCGCCAGTCCATATCCATATTCTGAGCCAGGAAGCTGGCAACGTTTTGCCGCCCGCGATTGCTCATGTAGCCGGTCTGCCAAAGCTCCCTCATATTGGCATCTATGAATGGAATGCCGGTCATGCCATGCGCCCATTTTTTGAACCACTCCGGATCCGTTCGCTTTTCAAGATTTTTTCCCTGAATTCCTCCCAACCGGAAAATTTTATTTCCATGTTTCTCTGCTGAATAGCGGAAATAGTCGCGCCAGATCAATTCAAAAATAAGCCAGTAGGTGGATACATTCTTGTGAACCTCACGCTCATATTTTTTGACTTCCGCATGCACTGAACGTGCAGATATGCAGCCGAGAGCCAGCCACGGCGATAATTTTGAGGAGTAGTCGGCCCCGAGCAGCCCGTTTCGGGTGAACTTGTAGTTGCGCAAGCTGTCTGACTCAAAAAAATAATGATTCAATCTATTCCAGGCTTCTTCTTCCCCTCCTTTAAATTCCAGAACACTCCGTTCATCCCCGCCGGAAATATCCACGCCAAAGGACCCGAGCCCCGGTAAACTTCCCGGATCTCCGAGATCTGCAAAATTGATATTTTCAGGTTCCGGAAGCGGCTTTCTCACACTGCACTTTTTCTCAACCTTTTTCCTGAATTGAGTAAACACAACGGGCAGCTCCCGGATTTCAAACGGCAGGTCGTTTGGGTGATAGAGAGCGTGTCCCCTGAACTTTACCAACGGCACTTGAATCAGGGATTGAACCCGCTCTTCCGCTTCGGTTTCTTCAGAGGTTACCTCACCATAGCAGAGAACCCTATCCGCTTGATAATGATCACAAATTTCATTCAGAACTTCAGCCGGATTTCCGGTTCTCACAATCAGATCTCCCCCCTTCTGCCGGTATGCATTCCTCAGCGCCTCCACACTCTCAATCAGAAACCTTTTGCGGTGAGAGCCTGTCTTGGGAAATCCATACATGGTTGATTCGAACAATGCCGGATCAAATATATAAACCGGTAATATCTGCCCATGTTTACAGGCAGTTACAAGCGGTTCATGGTCCTTTATTCGAAGGTCGTTGCGATGCCAAATGATTGATTTCATGAAACCTTAATTTCTTTATAGTTTATATACGCGGCCTAAAACGCCGTTACGACCCGTTTGCATTCCATAAAAAATGGACGGAATGATTTCGGCATACGTTCTTTGTATGTGTAGAATCAAATGCTAACTAACTAAACACTTAACCATGACAAGCCTGATAGAGAAATCTCTATGGCTGCTATGTGGGGTAAGTGCTCTCTTATTTACGGGGTTCTTGTTTACCGCAGAAGCGCAGTCTGACGAAGAGGAGGAGTCATCGCTGCATGTTGGCGGTGCTCTACGATATAATTTCCTTCTCAGTAATTATGAAAGCGACATAGACGCAGGAAACTCCCAGTTTACCTGGGACACCTGGCGCATCAACGTATTGTACGACAACCCGGGTGGAATCGGACTGAATTTTGAGTACCGTTTTTATCCCACTTTCGGCACTCATTTTATCAAGCAGGGATGGCTTGATTACAGTGTTGACGAGAAAACTGAATTGCAGCTGGGAGTTACGCAGGTACCTTTTGGCAACATTCAGTACAACTCGAACAACTGGTGGTTCAGCCTGCCTTACTACGTGGGTCTGGAAGATGATCACGACATGGGCATCAAGCTCATCAGGCAAACAGAAAATATGGAATGGCACGCAGCCTATTTCTTCCAGGCGGATCCGGAAGGCCCTGCATTTGGCCAGGCCAATTTCGGGGTCGGGGGTGCCGGACGGTACAGCTACGACGTGATTCCGGAGGGCAATGCATCACTCACCGAGCGCAACCAGTTCAATATCAGAGGAGCCTATTTGCTTGATAACGGTGAGATTGGGGCATCCTTTCAATTCGGTCAGCTTTACAACACGGTGAACGACCTCTTCGACAGCCAGTACGCTTTTGCCATTCATGCCGACTATAACATTGGCAATTTCAATATCAAGCCGCAGCTCCTCTATTACGGCATGAATGCGGATGATGATGACGGCAATGAGCTGAGCACGGTATATATGGGTGCATATGGTATACCCTACGAGGTATCAACGGAAGCCTGGATCGCAACACTGGGGCTGGCTTACTCCTATGATGTTGACTGGGGGCCCGTCACCAATATCAATTTCTACAATGATTTCAGCTATATGCAGAATACGGTTGGTGAAGGTACCACCATACGAGCCAATGACCAGTCGCTTACGCTGGATAACAATTTCCAGAGTACCATCCAGAACATCACAGGCTTCCTTGTTTCGGCAGGTCCTGTATTTACATACTTCGATATTGCACAGGGAGTGAATCAACCCTGGCTGACCGACGCTTTCGGTGTAGGAGTCGGTCCTGGGCATGAAGACCTGGGGCTGGGCGAATCGGAATACAACATCCGGTTCAATATCAATATCGGTTATTACTTCTGAACCTATCCGTTTCAGAAATTAACACACTAATATTCAAGGAGTACACCTATGGCATTACGAGGACAAGATGACTCGCCGGAGTCAGAAAATTCCGGCAAGAACCGCCTGTTCGACATTCACAAGCCGGTTTTCTGGCCATCCGTTATACTGATCTTTTTGTTGATCGCAGGAACGCTCATTGCAGGCGAGGCGGCAGAAGAGGCTTTTGAGTCGGTACGGGTGGGCATTACGGAATGGGCCAGCTGGCTCTTTGTGGGAGCCGTCAACATTTTTATCGGTTTTGCACTCTATTTCGCTTTCAGCAAATACGGAAATATCCGGCTCGGCGGCGAAGATGCGGAACCTGATTTCAGCACAATGGCATGGTTTGCCATGCTCTTCAGTGCAGGGATGGGAATCGGTTTGATGTTTTTCTCGGTTGCGGAGCCGATGTGGCATCTGCTCTATCCGCCTCATTCAGAGGCCGGCACGACCGAAGCCATCCGTGACGCCATGGGTGTCACTTTCTTGCATTGGGGCCTTCACGCGTGGGCCGTCTACGCCATCGTAGCTCTCGCACTCGCTTTCTTTGCATTCAATCGCAAGTTGCCTCTCTCTTTCCGTTCGGTTTTTTATCCGATACTTGGCGACAGGATTGAAGGATGGATCGGAGACGTGATTGACATACTCGCCGTGCTGGCTACGTTATTCGGCCTTGCAACATCGCTTGGTCTGGGAGCCTCACAGGCCGGGGCGGGGATGCAGTATGTATTTGGACTTGAAAATACCGTAAATCTGCAGGTAATTATCATTATCGTAGTTACCTCCATTGCAGTGGTATCCGTTGTACTCGGTATCGATAAGGGAGTACGTGTGCTGAGTGAATTCAACATACGCACTGCAGCTTTATTCCTGCTTTTCATACTGGTTGTGGGACCAACATTTTTCATACTCTCATCCTTTATTCAAAATATTGGCCACTATGCTCAAAACTTCCCGGCTTTTGCATTCTGGACGCAATCGTATGAAGAAGGATCATTTATGACAACATGGACTGTGTTTTACTGGGCCTGGTGGATCTCCTGGTCTCCATATGTAGGGATGTTTATAGCACGTATTTCACGCGGCAGAACGGTAAAACAGTTTGTGCTGGGCGTTCTGATCGTACCCACACTCATCACCTTTCTCTGGATGAGCGGATTCGGCGGCAGTGCCATTTTTCTTGAAACAAACGGAATAGCGGAAATTGCAGCTGCTGTTGAGCAAGACCAAACCACATCTCTCTTTATACTGCTGGATCAGTTTCCCTGGGCTACCATCACATCATTTCTGGCCATTGTACTTGTGCTCAGTTTCTTTGTGACATCTTCCGACTCAGGGTCACTTGTCATTGATGGCCTTACCAGCGGCGGTAAACTGGATGCACCGGTCGGCCAGCGCATCTTCTGGGCGTCCATTGAGGGTGTAGTCGCTGCCATACTGCTGATTGGGGGCGGATTGTCAGCGCTCCAGGCGGGTGCCATCAGTACGGGTCTGCCTTTTGTAATCGTGCTCCTTGTGATGTGTTACAGCCTCCAAAGAGGACTGCATCGTGAACACCACGATCTGATGAGAAAAGACCGCGATAAAGAGCGTGAATCGTATCGCGACCTGGTGATGAATGCAATTAAAAAACAAAAACAAGCGGAGTAATTCACACTATGAAGAATTCAAAACACTGGATGGCATGTCTGGACCTTTCCAACATGGACGATATTCTGATTGGATACAGCGCATTTCTGACATCTGTCATCAAACCTGAAACCATCACCTTCTTTCATGTTATAGAATCGGGGCCGACCGCTGTGGAGCTTGTCGATCAATTCCCGGAAATTGAAACGAAAGAGGAGTTTCTCAATCTGATTCGTGAAGAGCTCAACGACAAGGTGAAGCAGCATTTCAGCGGGAATGAGATTGAGATCAGGATCGTCATCAAAGAGGGGAAACCCACCGACCAGATAATAGATCTAGTCAATTCACTTGAGCCGGATCTTTTAATTATGGGTAAAAAAATCGGCTATGCGGGTGAAGGCGTGATTCCGATGCGAATCCTGGATTATGTGCCGGTTTCGGTACTTTTTGTGCCTGAAAACAGCCGATACAGCCTCGATAAGATTCTGGTACCGGTTGATTTTTCTGAACAGTCTGCTACCGCGATTAATACTGCTGCCTCCTTCACAAAGAGCAGCAACGTAACCGCACAGCACATCTACCAATACCGGGCTCAGTTTTTCCCCTATTCACTTTCAGATAAAGAGAAAAAAGAGGTGGACCGTAAAATTGAGAGCAAGAAAGAGAACTTCAGGGCAGAGTCTGACATTCCTGAAGACATTCACTTTGTTCTCTCCCTTCACAGAAAAGGCAAGATTGCGGATGTTGTCTATCATCAGGCCGTGCGCGATCAATCCGACCTTATAGTGGTGGCGTCCAAATCGAAGCGAATTGGGGCACTTGTGCGGCATGATTTTACGGACAAAATGGTGGAATATGCATTCGGCATCCCGCTATTGATCCTTAAAAACCGTGAACGCCATATGAAGTTTTTAAAGTCGCTTTTCGGCTGATTGGAGATCTTTCGTCAGCCTGAGTTCGGCGTAAGGAATTACACACACGATACATTAAAACAGCAGGCAACGGGCCTTCCTGAATTCCTTTCGGGAAGGCCGCGTGCATGCTGCAAAGCAGATATGTGTGAGAGAGAAGCAGAGAAGAAATATGACTGCAGTCTCCCGTCTCCGTCCATCACTCCTGTTTGTAAACCATTCCCCCTTTCATAACAAATCGTACATCCTCAAGAATTGTGATATCCTCTAGCGGATTACCTCTCACCGCAATGATATCGGCGTGCTTCCCGGCTTCAATCGAACCGATTTCATCTTCAAGGCCCAGTACTTCCGGGGCGGTTTTTACTGAGCTCATAATTGCCTCAACCGGAGGCATGCCGGCTTCCACCATATAGCCGAATTCCTGACCATTTTCACCGTGAGGAAAAACGCCTGCATCGGTCCCAAACGCTATATTTACACCGTATCGGTAGGCTTGAGCAAATGTGCTTTGGATCAACGGGCCTATCTCCCGTGCTTTGGGTTCCACCAGAGCCGGAAAGTATCCTTCCACCTCTGCTTTTTCGGCTACGAACTTTCCTGCAGAGATGGTTGGCACATAGTAGGTGCCTGCTTCTACCATAGCCTGCATCACCTCTTCGTCCATATAAGTACCGTGTTCGATGGTACGTACACCAGCGCGAACGGCACGCAGCATCCCCTCTTTACCGTGTGCGTGTGCCGCCACATGCATTTCGTAATCCCGCGCGGTTTCTACAACCGCCTGAAGCTCATCATCCATAAACTGGGGGTTCATTCCCGATTTGGCTACACTAAGAACGCCTCCCGTAGCCGTAATCTTTATGTGATCCGCACCGTTTTTATATCGCTGCCGAACTGCCTCTCGGGCGTCCTCAACGCCATTAATAACGCCTGACTCCGGACCCGGGACCCCCATGAATTCACGCTTGTGGCCGTTGGTGGGATCCGCGTGTCCGCCTGTGGTTGCCAGTGATTTCCCTACGCTGATTACCCTGGGCCCATCCACATAGCCTGCCCGGATGGCATCACGCAACGCCGTATTTACTCCGGATCCGCCAAGATCGCGAACTGTTGTAAAACCGGCATCCAGCGTACGGCGGGCAAACATGACCGATCGCAAGGCACGTTCTTCCGGATTCATGGTGTAGGTCTCTACATATCGGTTTGGGTTGGTTTCACCCTCAAGATGAACGTGCAGATCGATCAATCCGGGTAGAACAGTCATTTCGGAAAGGTCGATCAGTTCTGCTCCGGAAGCAGGGCTCTCGAAACCGTCCAGTACGGAAACAATGCGGCCGTCTTCAACAACAACGGTTTTATTTTGAGCGAGCTCACCGGTGATTCCGTCGAACAGATGTCCTGCGTGAATAAATGTCTGCTGCCCCATCACCGGGAGAGTCAGCAATAGAAAGGTGAGAAGAGAGATAAAGATTTTCATCATGATCCGATTAGGATTTGGAGGTTCAAAAAATACCATCCAAATATAACACAGATAACCAGAACTGAAAGCCCGCTTTATCTCTCTTTCTATTAAGTGTCAATACATGAAGTATCTATTTATCAGTAAGCGAGCTAACCCCGGGCAGCTCTTTCCCTTCAAGATATTCCAGGCTGGCGCCTCCTCCCGTTGATACGTGAGATACCTCTTTTTCAAGGCCTGCCTTTTTAATGGCTGCAGATGAGTCGCCGCCGCCGATAATGGTGGTTGCACCCGACTTTGTTGCTTCGGCAAGCGCCTCGGCAACTGCAAATGTTCCATCTGCAAAGTTGGGCATCTCAAAAACGCCCATAGGGCCATTCCAGACAACTGTTTCTGCACGCTTGATCTGGTTGCCGAACGCAATGATCGACTGCGGACCGATATCAACGGCCATCCAGCCGGGTTCGATACCGTCTTCATCCACCACTTTGTGCTCTGCATCATTGCTGAACTCTCTGGCGACTACGGAGTCGAGGGGAAGCATAAATTTAACCCCGGCCTCTTCCGCTTTCTTCATGAGTTCTCCTGCCAGCTCAACTTTATCCTCTTCAACGAGTGAATCACCGATTTCAAGCCCCTTGGCTTTGTAAAATGTGTACGTCATCCCCCCACCGATAATGATGGTATCGACTTTGCTCAACAGGTTTTCTATAACGCCGATTTTATCGGACACTTTAGCACCGCCCAGAATCGCTACAAAGGGCCGTCTTGGATTGTTGACGCTTTCTTCCAGATAGCGAATCTCCTTTTCCAGCAAAAAACCGGAAACTGCAGGCTGCAAATATTCGGTAACGCCTGCAACAGATGCATGAGCTCGGTGGCTGCTGCCGAATGCATCATTCACAAAAAGGTCTGCATGAGCAGCAAGCTTTTTTGCAAATTCAGGATCATTTTTCTT is from Rhodohalobacter mucosus and encodes:
- a CDS encoding universal stress protein translates to MKNSKHWMACLDLSNMDDILIGYSAFLTSVIKPETITFFHVIESGPTAVELVDQFPEIETKEEFLNLIREELNDKVKQHFSGNEIEIRIVIKEGKPTDQIIDLVNSLEPDLLIMGKKIGYAGEGVIPMRILDYVPVSVLFVPENSRYSLDKILVPVDFSEQSATAINTAASFTKSSNVTAQHIYQYRAQFFPYSLSDKEKKEVDRKIESKKENFRAESDIPEDIHFVLSLHRKGKIADVVYHQAVRDQSDLIVVASKSKRIGALVRHDFTDKMVEYAFGIPLLILKNRERHMKFLKSLFG
- a CDS encoding GNAT family N-acetyltransferase yields the protein MIRIRQATREDAYAITAILNQAVKSGRETAFTDPVPVTDREEWLAHHDQTGYPVFVAAETKTDQVMGYLSLSPWRAGRDALRHTAEISYYVHEGFRRRGVAAALMTHAIEECAPLEIDRLLAILLDINEPSISLLEKFGFERWGHFPGVARLKDLRAGQYIYGLSLH
- a CDS encoding BCCT family transporter, encoding MALRGQDDSPESENSGKNRLFDIHKPVFWPSVILIFLLIAGTLIAGEAAEEAFESVRVGITEWASWLFVGAVNIFIGFALYFAFSKYGNIRLGGEDAEPDFSTMAWFAMLFSAGMGIGLMFFSVAEPMWHLLYPPHSEAGTTEAIRDAMGVTFLHWGLHAWAVYAIVALALAFFAFNRKLPLSFRSVFYPILGDRIEGWIGDVIDILAVLATLFGLATSLGLGASQAGAGMQYVFGLENTVNLQVIIIIVVTSIAVVSVVLGIDKGVRVLSEFNIRTAALFLLFILVVGPTFFILSSFIQNIGHYAQNFPAFAFWTQSYEEGSFMTTWTVFYWAWWISWSPYVGMFIARISRGRTVKQFVLGVLIVPTLITFLWMSGFGGSAIFLETNGIAEIAAAVEQDQTTSLFILLDQFPWATITSFLAIVLVLSFFVTSSDSGSLVIDGLTSGGKLDAPVGQRIFWASIEGVVAAILLIGGGLSALQAGAISTGLPFVIVLLVMCYSLQRGLHREHHDLMRKDRDKERESYRDLVMNAIKKQKQAE
- a CDS encoding DUF697 domain-containing protein, with the protein product MKKQMKTVAAIAALAITILLIIVIINQAVQFSGVLATIHPLLGQISLILFVLVILTALLAPLYLYIRLPSRLIPPDSEEGPDYDRYMDKLSVRLSSNPKVSLEKVVSEEEIHLALKELDAESDLIIKKTAYRAFITTAISQNGALDALFILGLQFRLIWELARVYSQRPNLKELSFLYTNVMVTAFIASSLDEAEYFEILESSMSQGVGSVISMVPGTSLIVNSTITGSSNAFLTLRVGKVAQKYCNSLVRKERQTIRNSATTEAAKMLAGIIYDGTKKLVAHLGSAPIRMASRPFMRKDKGSE
- a CDS encoding DUF885 domain-containing protein, with product MVRFLLPVMSLILVSCISGEERLQNLFDDHWEYSLTDQPLFATNQGDHRFNDKLPETSIESMERRYEQAKEFLVRLDHIQRENLSEASKLNYDIFKIQLENEVRAYELNDHLLPLNGWWDYHASFADLAGRVPLNTVEDYNNYLSRLRAFRMYNEGYIERMRAGLVLGFVRPEEVFEDYMASIEALIPEVPEESRLYEPFESFPESFTEEERQRLSADAADVIGEVVNPEFERLLRFLEDEYIPGASESPGITEVPGGEEYYAWLVQMHTTMEITPVEVHRTGLDEVSRIRSEMMEIVRETGFGEDFEGFIEFLRTDPQFYAETPEELLQKTAMVLKTMDGKLPELFKTLPRLPYGIRPVPDYLAPRTATAYYSRGSADGTRAGYYAVNTYDLRSRPLYEVTALSLHEAVPGHHLQIALHQELEGLPKFRSVSGFTAYTEGWALYSERLGLDTGMYDDPYQNFGRLSYEMWRALRLVVDTGIHSMGWSREEAVQYMAENSALSLHNIRSEVNRYIFWPGQALAYKMGEIKIRELRENAERELGVDFDLREFHDVILLSGSVPLQVLDENVNDWIESVSVQ
- a CDS encoding DASH family cryptochrome, translating into MKSIIWHRNDLRIKDHEPLVTACKHGQILPVYIFDPALFESTMYGFPKTGSHRKRFLIESVEALRNAYRQKGGDLIVRTGNPAEVLNEICDHYQADRVLCYGEVTSEETEAEERVQSLIQVPLVKFRGHALYHPNDLPFEIRELPVVFTQFRKKVEKKCSVRKPLPEPENINFADLGDPGSLPGLGSFGVDISGGDERSVLEFKGGEEEAWNRLNHYFFESDSLRNYKFTRNGLLGADYSSKLSPWLALGCISARSVHAEVKKYEREVHKNVSTYWLIFELIWRDYFRYSAEKHGNKIFRLGGIQGKNLEKRTDPEWFKKWAHGMTGIPFIDANMRELWQTGYMSNRGRQNVASFLAQNMDMDWRWGAAWFESMLIDYDVCSNWGNWAYNATVGHDPRNRYFNILNQADKYDKKGEYVRTWLPELSEVPSEFIHKLHTMSPDQQKLFGVNIAKDYPEPILDLEESYERIRQEG
- the hisS gene encoding histidine--tRNA ligase, which codes for MAQPTYTTHAGMVDILPDDVRKWQFLEELIREEAHRFNFEEIRTPIMEQTELIVRGLGQLTDIVSKEIFAFSRGDDNYVLRPELTAPVVRAYIEHHLDQRGGSQKLYYIGPMFRAERPQKGRQRQFHQFGVEIIGSSDAVADAEVIAFMIHIYNRIGIKNTRLKLNSIGDPESREAYKNALKSHLKPHFDKLSDVSKKRFEKNPLRILDSKEEEDRPFIESAPLITDYLSQESKAHYDRVKQYLGDLDISFEEDPYLVRGMDYYTQTAFELISPDLGAQDALAGGGRYDLLVEEIGGQPTPAVGFAAGMERLMIACEELDIPLGTEKHVDLYVVTLGDQARRWGLSSLRQFRNRGISATMDYMGRSMKAQMKDANRENAHYALIVGDNELRENRFTLRNMKESDEQQLSLDEIIVILKNSLTGQKES